DNA from Metabacillus flavus:
AGGTTTGGGACGTTCTCGAATCCGTAATCAGGGAGCATCCCGTTCTATTGAACCGTGCTCCTACTCTTCACAGACTTGGTATCCAGGCATTTGAGCCGACTCTTGTGGAGGGACGCGCAATCCGCCTGCATCCTCTTGTATGTACGGCATACAACGCGGACTTTGACGGAGACCAAATGGCTGTTCACGTACCGCTATCGGCTGAAGCTCAAGCGGAAGCACGTATCCTAATGCTTGCAGCCCAGAACATCCTGAACCCTAAGGATGGGAAGCCGGTTGTTACTCCATCTCAGGATATGGTTCTCGGTAACTACTACCTGACAATGGAGCGTGAAGGTGCTGTCGGTGAAGGAATGATTTTCAAAGACACGAATGAAGCACTTATTGCTTACCAAAACGGCTATGTACATCTTCATACCCGTGTTGCAGTAGCGGCTTCATCCCTAGATAATCAAACATTCACAGATGCTCAGAGGAAACAGCTTCTTATAACAACTGTAGGGAAGCTTGTATTCAATGAAATCCTTCCAGATTCATTCCCTTATATGAATGAACCGACTAAAGGCAACATTGAAGAAAAGACTCCGGAGAAATACTTCGTGGATCCTAACGTGGACGTGAAGGAACACATTGCGAAGCAGGAAATGATTCCTCCGTTCAAAAAAGGCATCCTTGGAAGCATCATCGCTGAAATCTTTAAAAAGTTCCAAATCACAGAGACTTCAAAAATGCTTGACCGTCTGAAAGATTTGGGATTCAAATATTCTACAAAAGCAGGTATTACGGTTGGTGTAGCAGATATCGTCGTATTGCGTGAAAAAGAAGAGATTCTGACTGAAGCGCAGGCGAAGGTAGATAACGTTCTTAAACAGTTCCGCCGCGGTCTAATTACAGAAGAAGAGCGCTATGAGCGTGTCATCTCTATCTGGAGTGCTGCGAAGGATACGATCCAAGGCAAACTGATGAAAACTCTGGATACGCGCAACCCGATCTTCATGATGAGTGACTCTGGAGCCCGTGGTAACGCATCTAACTTTACACAGCTTGCCGGAATGCGCGGTCTGATGGCCAACCCGGCTGGACGAATCATCGAACTTCCGATCAAATCCAGTTTCCGTGAAGGTCTAACGGTATTGGAATACTTTATCTCTACCCATGGTGCGCGTAAAGGTCTTGCCGATACAGCCCTTAAGACTGCCGATTCAGGTTACCTGACTCGCCGTCTCGTTGATGTTGCTCAGGATGTTATCATTCGTGATGACGACTGCGGAACTGACCGCGGACTTCTTGCAGAAGCAATCAAAGAGGGTACAGAGGTAATTGAAAAACTTGAGGAACGTCTAATTGGACGTTATGCCCGCAGAAACATTCACCATCCTGAAACAGGAGCTCTTCTTGTTGAGGAAAATGAACTGATCACTGAAGATCTTGCTCTTCAAATCGTTGAGTCAGGAATTGAACAAGTCATGATCCGTTCTGCATTTACTTGTAATACACGCCATGGTGTATGTAAACGATGCTACGGCCGCAACCTGGCTACCGGTTCCGATGTAGAAGTTGGAGAAGCAGTCGGCATCATTGCTGCACAATCCATCGGGGAGCCGGGAACACAGCTTACAATGCGTACGTTCCATACAGGCGGAGTTGCAGGGGATGACATCACTCAAGGTTTGCCGCGTATCCAGGAGCTATTTGAAGCTCGTAACCCTAAAGGTCAGGCTACGATTTCGGAAATTGACGGTGTTGTAACCCAAGTAAATGAAATTCGTGAAAAACAGCAGGAATTGGTTGTACAGGGTGATGTAGAATCACGTACGTATACAGCCCCTTACAATGCACGTCTGAAAGTAGCGGAAGGCGATACAGTTAAGCGCGGACAGGAGCTTACTGAAGGTTCGATCGATCCGAAAGAACTTCTGAAAGTAAAAGATACTCAAGCCGTGCAGGAATACCTCCTTCGTGAAGTTCAAAAAGTATACCGTATGCAAGGGGTAGAAATTGGCGATAAACACGTAGAGGTTATGGTTCGCCAAATGCTTCGCAAAATCAGAGTTATTGACGCTGGAGATACAGATGTATTGCCTGGAACTCTTCTGGACATTCATCAGTTCACAGACGCCAATAAAAAAGTCCTTATTGGAGGCAAACGTCCTGCTACAGGCCGTCCAGTCCTTCTGGGTATCACGAAAGCATCTCTTGAAACGGACTCCTTCTTGTCTGCAGCATCCTTCCAGGAAACAACTCGTGTCCTGACAGATGCCGCGATTAAAGGAAAACGTGACGAGCTTCTCGGACTAAAAGAGAATGTAATCATCGGTAAACTGGTTCCTGCCGGTACAGGTATGAACCGCTACCGTAAAGTACAGCCAATCTCTCAAGTTCAATCGAGCCAAGACACGGTTACCGTAGATTAATATGAGAGATGGATGCCTTCAGAGCTTTCTTCGGAAACTCTGTTGACATCCATCTCTTCCAATGTTAAGATATTCAAGGTGCTCGATTCTACCTGTTGCTTTGGAGGATATACTTCAATGTCTTATGAAAAAGTATCACAGGCAGCAAACATTATTGTTGGTACAAAGCAAACGCTGAAGGCACTTCAGCAAGGTTCCGTCAAAGAGCTTCTCATTGCGGAGGACGCCGATCCACGAATTACATCTGCCGTTGCTCAGATGGCCGCGGATAAGAACGTTTCTGTAATAAAAGTAGACTCCATGAAAAAGCTTGGAAAAGCTTGCGGAATTGAAGTTGGCGCCGCAGCTGTAGCCATTACCTAATAAAGCAAACGCGTTTTTACCTGAGTAATCAAGTAAAGACTTTGTTTTTGCCCAAATATGAACCACCTGGATGTGTGGGTTTAGAATTTGAGAAGGGAGGAAAAAACATGCCTACTATTAATCAATTAATCCGCAAGGGACGCGTAAGCAAGATTGAAAAATCTAAGTCTCCTGCATTGAACAAAGGTTACAACAGTTTCAAAAAAGAGCACACAAACGTATCTTCACCTCAAAAACGCGGTGTATGCACACGTGTTGGTACAATGACTCCGAAGAAGCCGAACTCCGCGCTTCGTAAATATGCCCGTGTACGCTTGACTAACCAAATCGAGGTTACAGCTTACATTCCTGGTATCGGACATAACCTTCAAGAGCATAGTGTTGTTCTTATCCGTGGCGGACGTGTAAAGGATTTACCGGGAGTACGTTACCACATCGTTCGCGGTGCGCTTGACACTGCTGGTGTTGATGGCCGTATGCAAGGTCGTTCCAAATACGGAACTAAACGTCCTAAAGCTCCAAAAAAATAAATTAAAACCAATAGAATCACTTCGTGAAAGGAGGAAAAAAACATGCCTCGTAAAGGTCCTGTTACAAAAAGAGACGTATTGCCAGATCCGCTTTACAATTCCAAACTTGTTACTCGTTTGGTAAACCGCATTATGGTTGACGGTAAAAGAGGAAAAGCACAAACCATTCTTTATTCTGCACTTGATACTATCAAGGAGCGCAGCGGTAAAGAGCCAATGGAAGTGTTCGAACAAGCACTTAAAAACATCATGCCAGTTCTAGAAGTTAAAGCCCGCCGTGTAGGTGGAGCAAACTACCAAGTACCAGTAGAGGTGCGTCCTGACCGCCGTACTACTCTTGGACTTCGCTGGTTAGTAAACTACGCTCGTCTTCGTGGAGAAAAAACCATGGAAGAGCGTCTTGCTAACGAGATTCTTGACGCAGCCAACAACACTGGTGCTGCTGTTAAGAAACGCGAAGATACGCACAAAATGGCAGAAGCGAACAAAGCATTCGCTCACTACCGCTGGTAAGATCGAAATAAAAAACCCACTAATCCTCTTTATAGGAAGGAGAAGTTACTAAGATGGCAAGAGAGTTCTCCTTAGAAAACACTCGTAATATCGGGATCATGGCTCACATCGACGCTGGTAAAACGACGACTACAGAACGGATCTTGTTCTACACTGGACGTATCCATAAAATTGGTGAAACTCATGAAGGAGCTTCACAAATGGACTGGATGGAACAGGAGCAAGAACGCGGAATCACGATTACATCTGCAGCTACAACTGCATCATGGAAAGGCTACCGCGTTAACATCATCGATACACCGGGACACGTAGACTTCACTGTTGAGGTTGAACGTTCCCTGCGCGTACTTGATGGTGCCGTAGCTGTTCTTGATGCACAATCCGGAGTTGAGCCTCAAACTGAAACAGTTTGGCGCCAAGCTACTACTTACGGCGTACCTCGTGTAGTGTTCGTAAACAAAATGGATAAAATCGGTGCGGATTTCCTTTATTCCGTAAAAACGATGCATGACCGCCTGCAAGCGAATGCTCATCCGATTCAGCTTCCTATCGGTGCTGAAGATAATTTTGAAGGAATTATCGATCTAGTAGAAAACGTTGCATATTTCTACGAAGATGACTTGGGAACTCGTTCCGAAGCTGTAGAAATTCCAGAAGATTATCAAGAACTTGCTGAAGAATGGCGCAACAAGCTGATTGAGGCAGTAGCAGAACTTGATGAAGAATTGATGATGAAATATCTTGACGGTGAAGAGCTAACGGTTGATGAGATCAAAGCTGCAATCCGTAAAGGTACTTGCGATGTTGAATTCTATCCGGTTATTTGCGGATCAGCTTTCAAAAACAAAGGTGTGCAATTGATGCTGGATGCTGTACTTGAATACCTTCCTGCACCAACTGACGTACCAGCTATCAAAGGAATTCTTCCGGATTCTGAAGAGGAAGTAATTCGTAAATCCAGTGACGATGAGCCGTTCTCCGCTCTAGCGTTCAAAGTAATGACAGATCCATACGTAGGAAAGCTTACTTTCTTCCGTGTGTACTCTGGAGTACTTAACTCTGGTTCTTACGTACAAAACTCCACGAAGGGCAAGCGTGAGCGTGTAGGACGTATCCTGCAAATGCATGCTAACTCCCGTGAAGAAATCTCTACTGTATACTCTGGAGATATCGCAGCTGCAGTAGGATTGAAAGATACAACAACTGGTGATACTCTATGTGATGAAAAGAGCCTTGTAATCTTGGAATCCATGGATTTCCCAGAGCCGGTTATCTCTCTTTCAGTTGAGCCGAAATCTAAAGCTGACCAAGACAAAATGTCTACAGCTTTGACAAAGCTATCTGAAGAAGATCCGACATTCCGTGCTCATACTGATCCTGAGACTGGACAAACCATCATCTCCGGTATGGGTGAGCTTCACCTTGATATCATCGTTGACCGTATGCGTCGCGAATTCAAAGTAGAAGCTAATGTTGGTGCTCCACAAGTTGCATACCGTGAGACTTTCCGCGGTTCAGCTAGAGTCGAAGGTAAGTTTGCACGCCAATCTGGCGGCCGCGGACAATTCGGACACGTTTGGATCGAATTCGAACCAAACGAAGAAGGAAAAGGCTTCGAATTCCAAAACAAGATCGTCGGTGGAGTTGTTCCACGTGAATACGTACCAGCTGTTCAAGCAGGTCTGCAGGATTCAATGAAAAACGGTGTTCTTGCAGGATATCAGCTAATCGACGTTAAAGCATCACTTGTTGATGGATCATACCATGATGTTGACTCCAGTGAAATGGCGTTTAAAGTTGCAGCTTCACTTGCTCTTAAAAACGCTGTATCCAAATGTAATCCGGTTATCCTTGAGCCTGTTATGAAGGTTGAAGTAGTTATCCCGGATGAGTACATGGGAGATATCATGGGCGATATCACTTCTCGCCGTGGACGCGTTGAAGGTATGGATGCACGCGGTAACGCTCAAGTTGTTCGTGCAATGGTTCCACTTTCTGAAATGTTTGGCTATGCAACTGCGTTGCGTTCAAACACACAAGGACGCGGAGTATTCTCTATGCACTTCGATCACTACGAAGAAGTTCCTAAATCCATTTCTGAAGAAATCATCAAAAAAAATAAAGGCGAGTAATTGATTTTACACCTTTATTGAAGTATAACTACTTATGTATCCTCAGAAGGCGGGTACAATCCTGCTTTCTGAATAAAAATAACTAACTCTATTATCTAAGGGAGGCATTTCGAATGGGTAAAGAAAAATTCGACCGTTCCAAAACACATGCCAATATCGGTACAATTGGACACGTTGACCATGGTAAAACAACTCTAACAGCTGCAATCACAACTGTACTTGCTAAGCGCAGTGGTAAAGGTGCAGCGATGGCTTATGATATGATCGATGCTGCTCCAGAAGAGCGCGAGCGCGGAATCACAATCTCAACTGCACACGTTGAGTACGAAACTGAAACTCGCCACTATGCACACGTTGACTGCCCAGGACATGCTGACTATGTTAAAAACATGATCACTGGTGCTGCACAAATGGATGGCGGAATCCTAGTAGTATCTGCTGCTGACGGCCCAATGCCGCAAACTCGTGAGCACATCCTTCTTTCTCGTCAAGTAGGTGTTCCTTACCTAGTTGTATTCATGAACAAATGTGATATGGTTGATGACGAAGAATTGCTTGAACTAGTTGAAATGGAAGTTCGTGACCTTCTTTCTGAGTACGATTTCCCTGGCGACGACATTCCAGTAATCAAAGGTTCTGCTCTTAAAGCTCTTGAAGGAGATGCTGAGTGGGAAGAGAAAATCGTTGAACTAATGAACGCAGTTGACGAGTACATCCCAACTCCAGAGCGCGATATCGAAAAACCATTCATGATGCCTGTTGAGGATGTATTCTCTATCACTGGCCGTGGAACTGTTGCAACTGGACGTGTTGAGCGTGGACAAGTTAAAGTCGGTGACGTTATCGAAATCATCGGTCTTGCTGAAGAGCCAAAATCAACAACTGTTACAGGTGTTGAAATGTTCCGTAAACTTCTTGACTATGCTGAAGCTGGAGACAACATCGGCGCACTTCTTCGTGGAGTAGCTCGTGAAGATATCCAACGTGGACAAGTTCTTGCTAAGCCAGGAACAATCACTCCACACACAAAGTTCAAAGCAGAAGTTTATGTTCTATCTAAAGAAGAGGGTGGACGTCACACTCCATTCTTCACTAACTACCGTCCTCAGTTCTACTTCCGTACAACTGATGTAACTGGTATCTGCAACCTGCCTGATGGTGTAGAAATGGTTATGCCTGGAGACAACATCGAAATGACTGTTGAACTAATCTCTCCAATCGCAATCGAAGAAGGTACTAAGTTCTCTATCCGTGAGGGTGGACGTACTGTAGGTGCTGGAGTAGTTGCTACAATCACTGAGTAATCAGTGTTTGAAAAAACGAGCGAGAAATCGCTCGTTTTTTTTATGTCTTCTAACGATTACGAAGAGACCAATTTTTTTTTGAAGCATCCGGTGGAGATCCGCATCATTCGATTCACAGAAAGAGAAAAGTGCAGCAGTATTAAAAATCCAGACGCACTTGATTTTTCGCCTAGAAAAAGGTATAATATCTGAGGTGCGTAAAAGACAAAGAAATATTAATTTCTTCTTGCAACTGACGCTCTTTTTTTATATAATAGTGAATGTTGGTCTTTGACTGCGATGATGTGAGAGGTTGCTGACACACCCGGCCGCTTTGCCATGGCGAGTGTGTGAGGGAAATTCTTACTGAGAACTGTCTATATTAAGTAGGCGAAAAGGAGGGAAAATAATGGCAAAACAAAAAATTCGTATTCGTTTGAAAGCTTATGATCACAGAATTCTTGATCAATCTGCCGAGAAAATCGTAGAAACAGCGAAACGTTCAGGTGCTAACGTATCTGGTCCGATCCCGCTTCCGACTGAAAAGTCCATCTACACAATTCTTCGTGCGGTGCATAAGTACAAAGACTCTCGTGAGCAATTCGAGATGCGTACACACAAACGTCTAATCGACATCATTAACCCAACACCACAAACTGTTGATGCGTTAATGCGTTTGGATTTACCATCCGGTGTCGATATCGAAATCAAACTTTAATGTTCATTATTATATAGTAGAAAAAAATAGGAGGTGTGACGAATGACCAAAGGAATCTTAGGTAGAAAAATCGGTATGACGCAAGTATTTGCTGAAAACGGCGATCTTATCCCAGTTACAGTTGTAGAGGCTGCTCCAAACGTAGTTCTTCAAGTGAAAACGGCTGAAATCGACGGTTACGAAGCAGTTCAGGTTGGTTTTGATGACAAACGTGAAAAACTTGCTAACAAACCGCTAAAAGGTCACGTTGCAAAAGCAAACACTGCGCCTAAGCGCTTCATTAAGGAATTTCGTGGAGTAAGCGCAGCAGACTACGAAGTTGGTCAGGAAGTCAAAGTAGAAGTATTCTCCGCTGGAGATACAGTAGATGTAACAGGAACTTCAAAAGGTAAAGGATTCCAAGGTTCTATTAAACGCCACGGACAATCCCGCGGACCAATGTCCCACGGTTCACGCTACCATCGCCGCCCAGGTTCAATGGGTCCTGTTGCTCCAAACCGCGTATTCAAAAACAAACTTCTCCCTGGACGTATGGGTGGAGAGCGCGTAACAGTACAAAACCTTGAGATCGTTAAAGTTGATGCAGAACGCAACCTTCTTTTGATCAAAGGTAACGTACCTGGTCCAAGAAAATCTCTAGTTACTGTAAAATCTGCAGTAAAATCCAAATAACTTTTCCGAGAAAGGAGGAAATGGATTATGCCAAAAGTTACTATGTTAAACCAAAGCGGAGCTAACGCTGGTGAAATCGAACTGAACGATTCTATCTTCGGTATCGAGCCAAACCAAGCTGTTCTTTTCGAAGCGGTTATCATGCAAAGAGCTTCCTTAAGACAAGGAAATGCTAAAGTAAAAAATCGTTCTGAAGTTCGTGGCGGAGGACGCAAACCTTGGCGCCAAAAAGGAACTGGACGTGCTCGTCAAGGTTCTATCCGTTCACCGCAATGGCGCGGAGGAGGAGTAGTTTTCGGACCGACACCTCGTTCTTATGCTTACAAACTACCTAAAAAAGTACGCCGTCTGGCTATCAAATCTGCTTTGTCATCTAAAGTACAAGACAGCAAAATCGTTGTTCTTGAGGATCTGACACTGGATGCTGTAAAAACAAAGGAAATGGCTTCTATCCTAAAAGCTATTTCAGTTGAGAAAAAAGCATTGATCGTTACTGCTGATGTTAATGAGAAAGTTTCGCTTTCTGCACGTAACATCCAGGGCATCACTGTTGTTGCAGCTGACGGTATCAACGTTCTTGACGTACTTAACCATGAAAAGCTAATTATGACGAAAGCTGCGGTGCAAAAAGTAGAGGAGGTGCTTGCATAATGAAAGATCCTCGTGATATTATTAAGCGCCCCGTGATCACTGAAAATTCTACTGACATTATGGCTGACAGAAAATATACGTTTGAAGTAGACGTAAGAGCTAACAAAACGGAAGTTAAAGATGCTGTAGAAGCAATTTTCGGTGTGAAAGTAGCGAAAGTCAATGTTATGAATTACAAAGGTAAATTCAGACGCGTTGGCCGTTACAGCGGACTTACAAATCGCAGAAGAAAAGCAATCATTACATTGACTGCTGACTCTAAAGAAATCGAACTTTTTGAAGTTTAATATATAAGTGAAGGAGGGAAATTGAGATGGCGATTAAAAAATACAAACCGACCTCCAACGGTCGTCGTGGTATGACAGTATCTGATTTTGCAGAAATCACTACTGATAAGCCGGAAAAATCCTTGCTTGCTCCGTTGAGCAAAAAAGCTGGACGTAACAACCAAGGTAAAATCACGGTTCGTCATCAAGGCGGAGGCCATAAGCGCCAGTATCGTATTATCGATTTTAAACGCGACAAAGATGGTATACCAGGACGCGTTGCTACAATCGAGTATGATCCAAACCGCTCTGCAAACATTGCGTTAATTCATTACGCTGATGGAGAAAAGAGATACATTCTTGCTCCTAAAAACCTTAAAGTTGATTTGGAAATTATGTCAGGAGCAGAAGCTGACATTAAAGTGGGTAATGCACTTCCACTTCAAAACATTCCAGTTGGTACAGTAGTACACAACATCGAGCTTAAACCTGGTAAAGGCGGACAGCTTGTACGTTCTGCAGGAACATCTGCACAAG
Protein-coding regions in this window:
- the rpoC gene encoding DNA-directed RNA polymerase subunit beta', with protein sequence MLDVNNFEYMNIGLASPDKIRSWSFGEVKKPETINYRTLKPEKDGLFCERIFGPQKDWECHCGKYKRVRYKGVVCDRCGVEVTRAKVRRERMGHIELAAPVSHIWYFKGIPSRMGLVLDMSPRALEEVIYFASYVVTDTGDTPLEKKQLLSEKEYRAYRDKYGSTFHAGMGAEAIKKLLMDIDPDKDVEQLKEDLKTAQGQRRTRAIKRLEVLEAFRGSGNNPSWMILDVLPVIPPELRPMVQLDGGRFATSDLNDLYRRVINRNNRLKRLLDLGAPSIIVQNEKRMLQEAVDALIDNGRRGRPVTGPGNRPLKSLSHMLKGKQGRFRQNLLGKRVDYSGRSVIVVGPNLKMYQCGLPKEMALELFKPFVMKELVEKGLAHNIKSAKRKIERVQPEVWDVLESVIREHPVLLNRAPTLHRLGIQAFEPTLVEGRAIRLHPLVCTAYNADFDGDQMAVHVPLSAEAQAEARILMLAAQNILNPKDGKPVVTPSQDMVLGNYYLTMEREGAVGEGMIFKDTNEALIAYQNGYVHLHTRVAVAASSLDNQTFTDAQRKQLLITTVGKLVFNEILPDSFPYMNEPTKGNIEEKTPEKYFVDPNVDVKEHIAKQEMIPPFKKGILGSIIAEIFKKFQITETSKMLDRLKDLGFKYSTKAGITVGVADIVVLREKEEILTEAQAKVDNVLKQFRRGLITEEERYERVISIWSAAKDTIQGKLMKTLDTRNPIFMMSDSGARGNASNFTQLAGMRGLMANPAGRIIELPIKSSFREGLTVLEYFISTHGARKGLADTALKTADSGYLTRRLVDVAQDVIIRDDDCGTDRGLLAEAIKEGTEVIEKLEERLIGRYARRNIHHPETGALLVEENELITEDLALQIVESGIEQVMIRSAFTCNTRHGVCKRCYGRNLATGSDVEVGEAVGIIAAQSIGEPGTQLTMRTFHTGGVAGDDITQGLPRIQELFEARNPKGQATISEIDGVVTQVNEIREKQQELVVQGDVESRTYTAPYNARLKVAEGDTVKRGQELTEGSIDPKELLKVKDTQAVQEYLLREVQKVYRMQGVEIGDKHVEVMVRQMLRKIRVIDAGDTDVLPGTLLDIHQFTDANKKVLIGGKRPATGRPVLLGITKASLETDSFLSAASFQETTRVLTDAAIKGKRDELLGLKENVIIGKLVPAGTGMNRYRKVQPISQVQSSQDTVTVD
- a CDS encoding 50S ribosomal protein L7ae-like protein, coding for MSYEKVSQAANIIVGTKQTLKALQQGSVKELLIAEDADPRITSAVAQMAADKNVSVIKVDSMKKLGKACGIEVGAAAVAIT
- the rpsL gene encoding 30S ribosomal protein S12 — its product is MPTINQLIRKGRVSKIEKSKSPALNKGYNSFKKEHTNVSSPQKRGVCTRVGTMTPKKPNSALRKYARVRLTNQIEVTAYIPGIGHNLQEHSVVLIRGGRVKDLPGVRYHIVRGALDTAGVDGRMQGRSKYGTKRPKAPKK
- the rpsG gene encoding 30S ribosomal protein S7 — its product is MPRKGPVTKRDVLPDPLYNSKLVTRLVNRIMVDGKRGKAQTILYSALDTIKERSGKEPMEVFEQALKNIMPVLEVKARRVGGANYQVPVEVRPDRRTTLGLRWLVNYARLRGEKTMEERLANEILDAANNTGAAVKKREDTHKMAEANKAFAHYRW
- the fusA gene encoding elongation factor G, yielding MAREFSLENTRNIGIMAHIDAGKTTTTERILFYTGRIHKIGETHEGASQMDWMEQEQERGITITSAATTASWKGYRVNIIDTPGHVDFTVEVERSLRVLDGAVAVLDAQSGVEPQTETVWRQATTYGVPRVVFVNKMDKIGADFLYSVKTMHDRLQANAHPIQLPIGAEDNFEGIIDLVENVAYFYEDDLGTRSEAVEIPEDYQELAEEWRNKLIEAVAELDEELMMKYLDGEELTVDEIKAAIRKGTCDVEFYPVICGSAFKNKGVQLMLDAVLEYLPAPTDVPAIKGILPDSEEEVIRKSSDDEPFSALAFKVMTDPYVGKLTFFRVYSGVLNSGSYVQNSTKGKRERVGRILQMHANSREEISTVYSGDIAAAVGLKDTTTGDTLCDEKSLVILESMDFPEPVISLSVEPKSKADQDKMSTALTKLSEEDPTFRAHTDPETGQTIISGMGELHLDIIVDRMRREFKVEANVGAPQVAYRETFRGSARVEGKFARQSGGRGQFGHVWIEFEPNEEGKGFEFQNKIVGGVVPREYVPAVQAGLQDSMKNGVLAGYQLIDVKASLVDGSYHDVDSSEMAFKVAASLALKNAVSKCNPVILEPVMKVEVVIPDEYMGDIMGDITSRRGRVEGMDARGNAQVVRAMVPLSEMFGYATALRSNTQGRGVFSMHFDHYEEVPKSISEEIIKKNKGE
- the tuf gene encoding elongation factor Tu, coding for MGKEKFDRSKTHANIGTIGHVDHGKTTLTAAITTVLAKRSGKGAAMAYDMIDAAPEERERGITISTAHVEYETETRHYAHVDCPGHADYVKNMITGAAQMDGGILVVSAADGPMPQTREHILLSRQVGVPYLVVFMNKCDMVDDEELLELVEMEVRDLLSEYDFPGDDIPVIKGSALKALEGDAEWEEKIVELMNAVDEYIPTPERDIEKPFMMPVEDVFSITGRGTVATGRVERGQVKVGDVIEIIGLAEEPKSTTVTGVEMFRKLLDYAEAGDNIGALLRGVAREDIQRGQVLAKPGTITPHTKFKAEVYVLSKEEGGRHTPFFTNYRPQFYFRTTDVTGICNLPDGVEMVMPGDNIEMTVELISPIAIEEGTKFSIREGGRTVGAGVVATITE
- the rpsJ gene encoding 30S ribosomal protein S10, which produces MAKQKIRIRLKAYDHRILDQSAEKIVETAKRSGANVSGPIPLPTEKSIYTILRAVHKYKDSREQFEMRTHKRLIDIINPTPQTVDALMRLDLPSGVDIEIKL
- the rplC gene encoding 50S ribosomal protein L3, coding for MTKGILGRKIGMTQVFAENGDLIPVTVVEAAPNVVLQVKTAEIDGYEAVQVGFDDKREKLANKPLKGHVAKANTAPKRFIKEFRGVSAADYEVGQEVKVEVFSAGDTVDVTGTSKGKGFQGSIKRHGQSRGPMSHGSRYHRRPGSMGPVAPNRVFKNKLLPGRMGGERVTVQNLEIVKVDAERNLLLIKGNVPGPRKSLVTVKSAVKSK
- the rplD gene encoding 50S ribosomal protein L4 encodes the protein MPKVTMLNQSGANAGEIELNDSIFGIEPNQAVLFEAVIMQRASLRQGNAKVKNRSEVRGGGRKPWRQKGTGRARQGSIRSPQWRGGGVVFGPTPRSYAYKLPKKVRRLAIKSALSSKVQDSKIVVLEDLTLDAVKTKEMASILKAISVEKKALIVTADVNEKVSLSARNIQGITVVAADGINVLDVLNHEKLIMTKAAVQKVEEVLA
- the rplW gene encoding 50S ribosomal protein L23, whose amino-acid sequence is MKDPRDIIKRPVITENSTDIMADRKYTFEVDVRANKTEVKDAVEAIFGVKVAKVNVMNYKGKFRRVGRYSGLTNRRRKAIITLTADSKEIELFEV
- the rplB gene encoding 50S ribosomal protein L2, producing the protein MAIKKYKPTSNGRRGMTVSDFAEITTDKPEKSLLAPLSKKAGRNNQGKITVRHQGGGHKRQYRIIDFKRDKDGIPGRVATIEYDPNRSANIALIHYADGEKRYILAPKNLKVDLEIMSGAEADIKVGNALPLQNIPVGTVVHNIELKPGKGGQLVRSAGTSAQVLGKEGKYVLVRLNSGEVRMILATCRATIGQVGNEQHELINIGKAGRSRWLGKRPTVRGSVMNPNDHPHGGGEGRSPIGRKSPMSPWGKPTLGAKTRKKTNKSDKFIVRRRKK